One window of Inquilinus sp. Marseille-Q2685 genomic DNA carries:
- a CDS encoding MFS transporter, protein MVSTAEPDRDDRAVPSAHVPHGLADELLIDAEVDDIPAPTTPLKAGWLLVVSLVLIALNLRPALSSLGPVLKEIIADTGISAGTASLLTTAPVVCLGLFGVLAPRISRRLGTERAVLALLLVLALGTALRGLGTPPALLLGAILAGAGIGVTNVLLPGIVKRDFPDRAPLMTGVYTMALCAGAALAAGATLPIAQAADGSWAAALAFWAIPAIIAALVWLTQIPPRHGPAAHAGFTVRGLWSDPLAWQVTLFMGLQSSLAYSVFGWLAPILRDRGVDGVAAGIMVSVSIMVQVAAALVAPSLATRGRDQRLAALLCMAFSLVGFLGCIFAPLGTVWLWIVLLGIGQGAAFAVALTLVVLRTPDAHVAAHLSSMSQGVGYTLASGGPLLIGLLHDWTGGWAAAGLFVLAIGLAAALAGIGAGRAKLVSARAVAR, encoded by the coding sequence GTGGTGTCGACCGCCGAGCCGGATCGGGACGACCGAGCCGTGCCCTCTGCCCACGTCCCCCATGGCCTGGCCGACGAGCTGCTGATCGACGCCGAGGTCGACGACATCCCGGCGCCGACGACGCCGCTCAAGGCCGGGTGGCTGCTGGTGGTCAGCCTGGTCCTGATCGCGCTTAACCTGCGCCCGGCGCTGTCGAGCCTGGGGCCGGTGCTGAAGGAGATCATCGCCGACACCGGCATCTCCGCCGGCACGGCGAGCCTGCTGACGACGGCACCGGTGGTCTGCCTCGGCCTATTCGGCGTGCTGGCCCCACGGATCAGCCGGCGGCTGGGCACCGAGCGCGCGGTGCTGGCGCTGCTGCTGGTGCTGGCGCTCGGCACCGCGCTGCGCGGCCTGGGCACGCCCCCTGCCCTGCTGCTGGGCGCCATCCTGGCCGGCGCCGGCATCGGCGTCACCAACGTGCTGCTGCCGGGCATCGTCAAGCGCGACTTCCCGGACAGGGCGCCGCTGATGACCGGGGTCTACACCATGGCGCTGTGCGCCGGCGCCGCCCTGGCCGCCGGCGCCACCCTGCCGATCGCCCAGGCGGCCGACGGGTCCTGGGCCGCGGCCCTGGCCTTCTGGGCCATCCCCGCGATCATCGCCGCCCTGGTCTGGCTGACCCAGATCCCGCCCCGCCATGGTCCGGCCGCCCATGCCGGCTTCACCGTCCGCGGCCTGTGGAGCGATCCGCTGGCCTGGCAGGTCACGCTGTTCATGGGGCTGCAATCCTCGCTGGCCTACAGCGTCTTCGGCTGGCTGGCGCCGATCCTGCGCGACCGCGGCGTCGACGGCGTGGCCGCCGGGATCATGGTGTCGGTCTCGATCATGGTCCAGGTCGCCGCCGCGCTGGTGGCGCCGTCGCTGGCGACCCGCGGCCGCGACCAGCGACTGGCGGCGCTGCTGTGCATGGCGTTCTCGCTCGTCGGGTTCCTGGGCTGCATCTTCGCGCCGCTGGGCACGGTCTGGCTCTGGATCGTGCTGCTCGGCATCGGCCAGGGCGCCGCCTTCGCCGTGGCGCTGACCCTGGTGGTGCTGCGCACGCCGGACGCCCATGTCGCGGCCCATCTCTCCTCGATGTCGCAGGGCGTGGGCTACACGCTCGCCTCCGGCGGCCCGCTGCTGATCGGCCTGCTGCACGACTGGACCGGCGGCTGGGCCGCGGCCGGGCTGTTCGTGCTCGCCATCGGCCTCGCCGCAGCCCTCGCCGGCATCGGCGCCGGCCGGGCGAAGCTGGTCTCGGCCCGGGCGGTCGCGCGCTGA
- a CDS encoding iron ABC transporter permease: MRGGALLDGGWGVRALLAALSLAVLVAAIALAVSIGEMQVPLATTVRALANRLLGAGFAVSPIQEGVIWDYRLSRALVAACCGAALALSGAILQALLRNPLAEPYVLGISAGASTGAVAVLIAGVGGGAVSLSGGAFIGAVLAFALVSLLAAGVGGGIDRVILAGVAGSQLFNAVTSTIVTTSADAEQARGVMFWLLGSLGGVRWPDVQVAVPVAAVGFVLCILHARALDAFTFGADAAASLGIDVTRVRVVLFAATAAMTATMVSIVGSVGFVGLVIPHAARFLVGPGHARLLPASAMIGAIFMVLADIVSRIIIPQQILPIGVVTALFGAPAFALLLYRARRAA; encoded by the coding sequence GTGAGAGGCGGGGCCCTCCTCGATGGCGGCTGGGGCGTCCGCGCCCTGCTGGCCGCGCTGTCCCTGGCGGTGCTGGTCGCCGCCATCGCGCTCGCCGTGTCGATCGGCGAGATGCAGGTCCCCCTGGCCACCACGGTCCGGGCGCTGGCCAACCGGCTGCTCGGCGCCGGCTTCGCCGTCAGCCCGATCCAGGAAGGGGTGATCTGGGACTACCGGCTCAGCCGCGCCCTGGTGGCGGCCTGCTGCGGCGCCGCGCTGGCCCTGTCCGGCGCGATCCTGCAGGCGCTGCTGCGCAACCCGCTGGCCGAGCCTTATGTCCTCGGCATCTCCGCCGGGGCGTCGACCGGCGCCGTCGCGGTGCTGATCGCGGGCGTCGGCGGCGGCGCCGTCTCGCTGTCCGGCGGCGCCTTCATCGGCGCCGTCCTCGCCTTCGCCCTGGTGTCGCTGCTGGCGGCCGGGGTGGGCGGCGGCATCGACCGCGTCATCCTGGCCGGTGTCGCCGGGTCGCAGCTGTTCAACGCCGTGACCTCCACCATCGTCACCACCTCGGCCGATGCCGAGCAGGCGCGCGGCGTGATGTTCTGGCTGCTCGGCAGCCTCGGCGGAGTGCGCTGGCCGGATGTCCAGGTCGCGGTCCCGGTCGCGGCGGTCGGCTTCGTCCTGTGCATCCTGCACGCCCGTGCGCTCGACGCCTTCACCTTCGGGGCGGATGCCGCGGCCTCGCTCGGCATCGACGTGACCCGGGTGCGCGTGGTGCTGTTCGCGGCGACCGCGGCGATGACGGCGACCATGGTCAGCATCGTCGGGTCGGTCGGCTTCGTCGGCCTCGTCATCCCGCATGCGGCGCGCTTCCTGGTCGGGCCCGGCCACGCCCGGCTGCTGCCGGCCTCGGCGATGATCGGCGCCATCTTCATGGTGCTGGCCGACATCGTCTCCCGCATCATCATCCCGCAGCAGATCCTGCCGATCGGCGTGGTCACCGCCCTGTTCGGCGCCCCGGCCTTCGCCCTGCTGCTGTATCGGGCGAGGCGGGCGGCATGA
- the rpsD gene encoding 30S ribosomal protein S4, translating into MSKRQNSKHKIDRRLGVNLWGRPKSPLNNREYGPGQHGQRRKKPTDFGTQLMSKQKLKGYYGNIGEKQFRRLFDEAVRRKGDTGENLIGLLERRLDTVVYRMKFVPTVFAARQLVNHGHVLVNGKRLNIASYQVKDGDVIEIKQKSREMALILGAIASSEREVPEYIEVDHGAFKGKVVRTPALADVPYPVQMEPNLVVEFYSR; encoded by the coding sequence GTGAGCAAGCGCCAGAATTCGAAGCACAAGATCGACCGCCGCCTTGGCGTCAACCTCTGGGGCCGTCCGAAGAGCCCGCTGAACAACCGCGAATACGGCCCGGGCCAGCACGGCCAGCGGCGCAAGAAGCCGACCGATTTCGGCACCCAGCTGATGTCCAAGCAGAAGCTGAAGGGCTACTACGGCAACATCGGCGAGAAGCAGTTCCGCCGCCTGTTCGACGAGGCCGTGCGCCGCAAGGGCGACACCGGCGAGAACCTGATCGGCCTGCTGGAGCGCCGCCTGGACACCGTCGTCTACCGGATGAAGTTCGTCCCGACCGTGTTCGCCGCCCGCCAGCTCGTCAACCACGGCCATGTCCTGGTGAACGGCAAGCGCCTCAACATCGCGTCGTACCAGGTCAAGGACGGCGACGTGATCGAGATCAAGCAGAAGTCGCGCGAGATGGCCCTGATCCTGGGCGCCATCGCGTCGTCCGAGCGCGAGGTGCCGGAGTACATCGAGGTCGACCACGGCGCCTTCAAGGGCAAGGTCGTGCGCACCCCGGCCCTGGCCGACGTGCCGTACCCGGTCCAGATGGAGCCGAACCTGGTGGTCGAGTTCTACAGCCGCTGA
- a CDS encoding calcium-binding protein, with product MATIPGTPGNDSLNGTASADTIDGLAGDDTLQGYAGNDILRGGTGRDYMYGGEGDDRIETGGGGGDYGSGGGGNDTLIGPADAESPYGDAGNDGITRAAGNDTLYGGAGNDNLGGGDGDDYINTGIGVDIVDGGAGTDTLYVDRSSTTTGVSFTLNGAAGSDGSRAINMEVMTYYAGSGNDTITGAGGNDTIYGYDGTDVLNGAAGNDSLNGGNGTDTLGGGDGDDSLSGNDGNDILRGLSGRDYLYGGLGDDRIETGGGGGDYGSGGDGKDTMVGSADADTLYGDAGNDTINGYAGNDSLYGGADSDGISGGDGDDYIATGIGADVVDGGAGTDTLYVDRSTATAGVSFTLNGAAGSDGSRAINMEVMTYYAGTGNDTITGAGGNDAIHGGDGTDVLNGAAGNDNLNGGAANDTLGGGDGDDSLSGNDGNDILRGLAGRDYLYGNAGDDRIEAGGGGGDYGSGGDGKDTMVGSADADSLYGDAGNDTTYGYAGNDSLYGGADNDAISGGDGDDYISTGIGVDVVDGGAGVDTLYVDRSTTTVGVTFVLNGAAGSDGSRAINMEAMTYYAGTGSDSIAGGAGNDAIHGGDGTDTLNGAGGNDSLTGGAANDTLSGGDGDDSLSGNDGNDTLRGSAGRDYMYGGAGDDRIETNGGGSDYGSGGDGTDTLIGSADAESLYGDAGNDTITGAAGNDYLYGGADSDILRGEAGADYLNGGDGIDTASYYTSSVGVSVSLAAGTSSGGDATGDTLTGIENLAGSQGNDILVGDSGANALSGSGGNDVLNGLGGKDTLSGGAGADRFVYGSIAHSPAGAGADRITDFSHAQGDRIDLSAIDANTGAAGNQAFSFIGTAAYTGVAGQLRYVSVNGVTTIGGDVNGDKVTDFHIQLTGAIPLATADFVL from the coding sequence ATGGCGACCATCCCAGGAACCCCCGGCAACGATTCCCTGAACGGGACCGCCAGCGCCGATACCATCGACGGTCTGGCTGGCGACGACACGCTGCAGGGATATGCAGGTAACGATATTCTCCGCGGCGGTACCGGCCGGGACTACATGTACGGCGGCGAGGGCGACGACCGGATCGAGACCGGGGGCGGTGGCGGCGATTACGGCTCGGGCGGGGGCGGCAACGATACCCTGATCGGCCCGGCCGACGCCGAGAGCCCGTACGGCGACGCCGGCAACGACGGCATCACCCGGGCGGCCGGCAACGACACGCTCTATGGCGGCGCCGGCAACGACAACCTCGGCGGCGGCGACGGCGACGACTACATCAACACCGGCATCGGCGTCGACATCGTCGATGGCGGCGCGGGAACCGACACGCTCTATGTCGACCGCAGCAGCACCACCACGGGCGTCAGCTTCACCCTGAACGGCGCCGCCGGCAGCGACGGCAGCCGCGCAATCAACATGGAGGTGATGACCTATTACGCCGGGTCGGGCAACGACACCATCACCGGGGCTGGCGGCAATGACACGATCTACGGCTATGACGGCACCGATGTCCTGAACGGGGCGGCCGGCAACGACAGCCTCAACGGGGGCAACGGCACCGACACGCTCGGCGGTGGCGATGGCGACGACAGCCTGTCGGGAAATGACGGCAACGACATCCTCCGCGGCCTCTCCGGCCGGGATTACCTGTATGGCGGCCTGGGCGACGACCGGATCGAGACCGGGGGCGGTGGCGGCGACTACGGTTCGGGCGGCGACGGCAAGGACACCATGGTCGGCTCGGCCGATGCCGACACCCTGTACGGTGACGCTGGCAACGACACGATCAACGGCTATGCCGGCAACGATTCGCTTTATGGCGGCGCCGACAGCGATGGGATCAGCGGCGGCGATGGCGACGACTATATCGCCACCGGCATCGGCGCCGATGTCGTCGACGGCGGCGCCGGCACGGACACGCTCTATGTCGACCGCAGCACCGCCACCGCGGGCGTCAGCTTCACCCTGAACGGCGCCGCCGGCAGCGACGGCAGCCGGGCGATCAACATGGAGGTGATGACCTACTACGCCGGGACGGGCAACGACACCATAACCGGGGCCGGCGGCAACGACGCCATCCATGGAGGCGACGGGACCGATGTCCTGAACGGGGCGGCGGGCAACGACAACCTCAACGGGGGTGCCGCCAACGACACGCTCGGCGGCGGCGATGGCGACGACAGCCTGTCGGGGAACGACGGCAACGACATCCTTCGCGGCCTCGCCGGCCGGGATTACCTGTATGGCAACGCCGGCGACGACCGGATCGAGGCCGGGGGCGGTGGCGGCGACTACGGCTCGGGCGGCGACGGCAAGGACACCATGGTCGGGTCGGCCGATGCGGACAGCCTGTACGGCGACGCCGGCAACGACACAACCTACGGATATGCCGGCAATGATTCACTCTATGGCGGCGCCGACAACGATGCGATCAGCGGCGGTGACGGCGACGACTACATCAGCACCGGCATCGGGGTCGACGTCGTCGATGGCGGCGCCGGCGTCGACACGCTCTATGTCGACCGCAGCACCACCACGGTCGGTGTCACCTTCGTCCTGAACGGCGCCGCCGGCAGCGACGGCAGCCGGGCGATCAACATGGAGGCGATGACCTACTACGCTGGGACGGGAAGTGACAGCATCGCCGGGGGCGCCGGCAACGATGCCATTCATGGCGGTGACGGCACGGATACCCTGAACGGGGCGGGCGGCAACGACAGCCTCACAGGCGGGGCGGCCAACGACACGCTCAGCGGCGGCGATGGCGACGACAGTCTGTCCGGGAACGACGGCAACGATACCCTCCGCGGCAGCGCCGGCCGGGACTACATGTATGGCGGCGCGGGCGACGACCGGATCGAGACCAATGGTGGCGGCAGCGATTACGGGTCGGGTGGCGACGGCACCGACACCCTGATCGGCTCGGCCGATGCCGAGAGCCTGTATGGCGATGCCGGCAACGACACCATCACCGGGGCGGCCGGCAACGACTATCTCTATGGCGGCGCCGACAGCGACATCCTTCGGGGCGAAGCGGGGGCGGACTACCTGAATGGCGGCGACGGCATCGACACCGCCAGCTACTACACCAGCTCGGTCGGCGTGTCGGTCAGCCTCGCCGCCGGCACCAGCAGCGGCGGGGATGCCACGGGAGACACCCTGACCGGCATTGAGAATCTCGCCGGCAGCCAGGGCAACGACATCCTGGTCGGAGACAGCGGCGCCAACGCCTTGAGTGGGAGCGGTGGCAACGACGTGCTCAATGGGCTCGGTGGCAAGGACACGCTCTCCGGCGGCGCCGGGGCCGATCGCTTCGTCTACGGCAGTATCGCCCACAGCCCAGCAGGCGCGGGGGCCGACCGGATCACCGATTTCAGCCATGCTCAGGGCGACCGCATCGATCTTTCGGCGATCGATGCCAATACCGGCGCGGCCGGCAACCAGGCCTTCAGCTTCATCGGCACCGCCGCCTACACCGGCGTGGCCGGCCAGTTGCGCTACGTGTCGGTCAATGGCGTGACCACCATCGGCGGCGATGTCAACGGCGACAAGGTCACCGACTTCCACATCCAGCTCACTGGCGCCATCCCGCTGGCGACAGCGGATTTCGTGTTATAG
- the grxD gene encoding Grx4 family monothiol glutaredoxin encodes MDNPVFERIRSDIAGNDVVVYMKGTPVFPQCGFSAAVVQVLTHLGVPFKGIDILTDPGLRQGIKDFSNWPTIPQVYVKGEFVGGCDIVREMYQTGELQELLESKGVAVAAQG; translated from the coding sequence ATGGACAACCCCGTCTTCGAGCGCATCCGCAGCGACATCGCCGGCAACGACGTCGTCGTCTACATGAAGGGCACCCCGGTGTTTCCGCAATGCGGCTTCTCGGCCGCGGTGGTGCAGGTGCTGACCCATCTCGGCGTGCCCTTCAAGGGCATCGACATCCTGACCGATCCCGGCCTGCGCCAGGGCATCAAGGATTTCTCAAACTGGCCGACCATCCCGCAGGTCTACGTCAAGGGCGAGTTCGTCGGCGGGTGCGACATCGTCCGCGAGATGTACCAGACCGGCGAGCTGCAGGAGCTGCTCGAGAGCAAGGGCGTCGCCGTCGCCGCCCAGGGCTGA
- a CDS encoding ABC transporter ATP-binding protein — protein MTISTHDVRWAAGGRMIVDGVTLEAAPGRMLGLLGPNGAGKSTLLRLICRLRRVESGVITLGGADIADLSRAAIARRVALVEQQAATDARVTVLDVVRLGRTPHRGPLSPWTAQDDAAVEEALRRVGLEGKRGQPWHTLSGGERQRVQIARALAQTPTELLLDEPTNHLDVQHQLEILALVGRLPATSIVALHDLNLAAMFCDAVALLREGRVVCAGAPGGILTEARIREGFGGRAHVERSPHHGRPHIHYLPG, from the coding sequence ATGACCATCTCGACGCATGACGTGCGCTGGGCCGCCGGCGGCCGGATGATCGTCGACGGCGTGACGCTGGAGGCGGCGCCCGGCCGGATGCTGGGCCTCCTCGGTCCGAACGGCGCCGGCAAGTCCACCCTGCTGCGCCTGATCTGCCGGCTGCGGCGGGTGGAGAGCGGCGTGATCACGCTGGGCGGGGCGGATATCGCGGACCTGTCGCGCGCAGCCATCGCCCGCCGCGTCGCGCTGGTCGAGCAGCAGGCGGCGACCGACGCCCGGGTGACGGTGCTCGACGTCGTCCGGCTCGGCCGCACGCCGCATCGCGGGCCCCTGTCGCCCTGGACCGCGCAGGACGACGCGGCGGTGGAGGAGGCGCTGCGCCGGGTCGGGCTCGAGGGCAAGCGCGGCCAGCCCTGGCACACCTTGTCGGGCGGGGAGCGGCAGCGGGTGCAGATCGCCCGCGCCCTGGCCCAGACCCCGACCGAGCTGCTGCTGGACGAGCCCACCAACCATCTCGACGTGCAGCACCAGCTCGAGATCCTGGCCCTGGTCGGCCGGCTGCCGGCGACCAGCATCGTCGCCCTGCACGACCTCAACCTGGCCGCCATGTTCTGCGATGCCGTGGCGCTGCTGCGGGAGGGGCGGGTGGTCTGCGCCGGCGCGCCGGGGGGGATCCTGACCGAGGCGCGGATCCGCGAGGGGTTCGGCGGGCGCGCCCATGTCGAGCGGTCGCCGCATCACGGCCGGCCGCATATCCACTATCTGCCGGGATAG
- a CDS encoding BolA family protein — MAMDPAEIVRLIKDGLPGAEVRIEDLRGDGDHYAAYVTSPAFSGKSRVQQHQMVYQALGGRMGNELHALMLHTSAAEA, encoded by the coding sequence ATGGCGATGGACCCGGCGGAGATCGTCCGCCTGATCAAGGATGGCCTGCCCGGCGCCGAGGTGCGGATCGAGGATCTGCGTGGCGACGGTGATCACTATGCCGCCTATGTCACCAGCCCGGCCTTCTCCGGCAAGAGCCGCGTGCAGCAGCACCAGATGGTCTATCAGGCCCTGGGCGGCCGGATGGGCAACGAGCTGCACGCGCTGATGCTGCACACCTCCGCCGCCGAAGCCTGA
- a CDS encoding ABC transporter substrate-binding protein, translated as MTVFRSFPSRALALAGLALLVLSPAVRAEPTQYPLTIRNCGVDVTFAKAPRRAVSIGQSSTEILLSLGLADRVVGTAVWFGPVLKAYEAANATIPRLADNDPSFESVVGREPELVTAQFEWHVGPQGSVGTREQFAGLGIPTYISPADCVAKDNSGGGDGVRRQLFTMDLVYQEIRDLARIFDVADRGEALVADLQRREAAAIASVAGRQARGVPVVFWFSSKEVAGEAFVAGRNGVPAYILQQLGARNVITTEEEWPLVSWERIAAADPAIIVLGQMSRRRYPADDTAVKLDFLTTDPVTSRLEAVRDKHFVVMDVQAMQPSIRAVDGIEALASGIKSFGLGG; from the coding sequence ATGACGGTTTTCCGGTCCTTCCCTTCGCGTGCCCTGGCCCTGGCCGGGCTGGCGCTCCTCGTCCTGTCGCCGGCGGTGCGGGCCGAGCCGACGCAGTACCCGCTGACCATCCGCAACTGCGGCGTCGACGTCACCTTCGCCAAGGCGCCGCGGCGCGCCGTGTCGATCGGGCAGAGCAGCACCGAGATCCTGCTGTCGCTCGGCCTGGCCGACCGCGTCGTCGGCACCGCCGTCTGGTTCGGCCCGGTGCTGAAGGCGTATGAGGCGGCGAACGCGACGATCCCGCGCCTGGCCGATAACGACCCCAGCTTCGAATCCGTGGTCGGGAGGGAGCCGGAGCTGGTGACGGCCCAGTTCGAATGGCATGTCGGGCCGCAGGGCTCGGTCGGCACGCGCGAGCAGTTCGCCGGCCTCGGCATTCCCACCTACATCTCGCCGGCCGATTGCGTCGCGAAGGACAATTCCGGCGGCGGCGACGGCGTGCGCAGGCAGCTCTTCACCATGGACCTCGTCTATCAGGAGATTCGCGACCTGGCGCGGATCTTCGACGTCGCCGATCGGGGCGAGGCGCTGGTCGCCGACCTGCAGCGGCGTGAGGCCGCGGCCATCGCCTCGGTGGCGGGCCGGCAGGCGAGGGGCGTGCCGGTGGTGTTCTGGTTCTCCAGCAAGGAGGTCGCGGGTGAGGCCTTCGTCGCCGGCCGGAACGGCGTGCCGGCCTACATCCTGCAGCAGCTCGGCGCCCGCAACGTCATCACCACGGAGGAGGAGTGGCCGCTGGTGAGCTGGGAGCGCATCGCCGCGGCCGACCCCGCGATCATCGTCCTGGGGCAGATGAGCCGCCGCCGCTACCCGGCCGACGACACCGCGGTGAAGCTCGATTTCCTCACCACCGACCCGGTGACGAGCCGGCTGGAGGCGGTGAGGGACAAGCATTTCGTGGTGATGGACGTGCAGGCGATGCAGCCCTCGATCCGCGCCGTCGACGGCATCGAGGCGCTGGCGAGCGGCATCAAGAGCTTCGGGCTCGGGGGGTGA